The Hemicordylus capensis ecotype Gifberg chromosome 6, rHemCap1.1.pri, whole genome shotgun sequence genome window below encodes:
- the CD79B gene encoding B-cell antigen receptor complex-associated protein beta chain — translation MAASLFQICRVLCITVVILPVVTGVNATRNFSDPQNESSLNMTHTRFIAARWGSKVTFSCPSGTNLVKKVAENKNWTEEELKKEPRINITNNSTFKVIKITKLQYADSGIYFCKSAKEEEKKCCGTELRVMGVSSFEQVKNRNNLKDTIILIQTILLVLFVSIPVFLTLGKGDGRDMSAEDHTYEGLTVELADTYEDIGNYQDKTEKWDLGEHPCEE, via the exons ATGGCGGCTTCTTTGTTCCAGATCTGCAGGGTGCTTTGCATCACAGTGGTCATCTTGCCGGTAGTCACAG GTGTGAATGCCACAAGAAACTTCAGTGACCCTCAGAATG AGTCTTCACTGAACATGACACACACACGCTTCATTGCTGCAAGGTGGGGCAGCAAAGTTACCTTCAGTTGCCCTTCTGGGACAAATTTggtcaaaaaggttgcagagaacAAGAACTGGACAGAAGAGGAATTGAAGAAGGAGCCCAGAATCAATATTACAAACAATTCAACATTTAAAGTAATAAAGATAACAAAACTCCAGTATGCCGACAGTGGCATCTATTTCTGTAAGAGTgctaaggaggaggagaagaagtgcTGTGGCACTGAGCTGAGAGTAATGG gtgTCAGCTCCTTTGAACAAGTGAAGAATCGAAATAACCTGAAAGATACCATAATCTTGATCCAGACCATTCTTCTTGTTCTATTTGTGAGCATCCCTGTGTTCCTAACTTTGGGAAAG ggTGACGGGAGGGATATGTCTGCTGAGGACCACACTTATGAG GGCTTGACAGTTGAACTAGCCGATACATATGAAGACATTGGTAACTACCAGGACAAAACAGAGAAGTGGGACCTTGGGGAGCATCCCTGTGAGGAGTGA